A single region of the Hemiscyllium ocellatum isolate sHemOce1 chromosome 21, sHemOce1.pat.X.cur, whole genome shotgun sequence genome encodes:
- the LOC132825795 gene encoding E3 ubiquitin-protein ligase RNF183-like yields MTPEGNGSECECAVCWNPYDNAFRTPKILECKHTFCLECLARMSLASVPEMDPGMSCPLCRHLTPLGAGQLVTGLRTNAEILGRMRLQPVHVYLDHGRLFYKGPGKASFLLRRPTVYTLSLDVEREGGLPLPTQAAPALEDRLPQNTMWKCCQSPPCRTAIYIMIATFGITIILVISLFWTKKILWDLG; encoded by the coding sequence ATGACGCCGGAGGGAAACGGCTCTGAGTGCGAGTGCGCAGTCTGCTGGAACCCCTATGACAATGCCTTTCGTACGCCAAAGATCCTGGAGTGCAAACACACCTTTTGCCTGGAGTGCCTGGCCCGTATGAGCCTGGCGTCTGTGCCAGAGATGGATCCAGGCATGTCCTGCCCCTTGTGCCGCCACCTGACACCCCTGGGCGCCGGGCAACTGGTGACGGGCCTACGCACCAACGCGGAGATTCTGGGCCGCATGAGGCTGCAGCCAGTCCATGTCTACCTGGACCACGGGCGCCTGTTCTACAAGGGTCCGGGCAAGGCCAGCTTCCTGCTGCGGCGGCCCACTGTCTACACCCTCAGCCTGGACGTGGAGCGCGAGGGCGGCCTCCCCCTGCCTACCCAAGCAGCACCAGCACTGGAAGACCGACTGCCCCAGAACACCATGTGGAAATGCTGCCAGAGTCCGCCCTGCAGAACGGCCATCTACATCATGATCGCTACCTTTGGCATCACCATCATTCTCGTCATCTCACTCTTCTGGACTAAGAAAATCCTGTGGGATTTGGGCTGA